The Terriglobia bacterium nucleotide sequence GATGCACACGATGGCGTCGAAGAACTCGTCGGCGTAGGGCAGGGACCGGGCGTCGGCGTGGACCGGGAAGACCCCGTCCTCGACGCCGGCGTCCCGGACCCGCTGCAGCGCCTCCGAGGGGCTGAACCACAGGTCCGTGGCCCAGACCTGCACGTCGAACTCGCGGCGCAGGAAGACCGACGACGACGCCCGCCCGCAGGCGAGGTCGAGCACCCGCATGCCCGGGCGCAGGTCGAGCCCCTCGGCCAGCCACTCGGCCAGCCACAACGAGTTCGCCCCGCCGCTGGCACCGGCGATGATCCAATCGGGGTGATACCTCGACGAGCGCGGGAACCGCTCGGAGGCGAAGCGGTCGTCCATGGGCTTGCACCCCCTTTGGGAATGACCTGCGCAGAGGAGGATGAACTGGCGTGAGCCACACCGATTCGCGGCGGCCCGCTCGAGCAAACCCTCAGGGTGCGGCACGAATATGCCCGCTCCTGAGCAGCCATGCCAAGTACGCCGCTGCCGTAACATCGTAGGCGAGACAGAACTCCGGCCACCAGCGTGGCACGCCCGGATTGGATATGACCGTGGCGTGGCTGAGATCGAAAATACCATGTGCCGCTAGGGCAACCGCAACGACCCAGAGCGACGACCTGAAGCCTAGTACCGCAACGGCGAGGAAGACCACGCCAACCAGCGACTCGAGAACGAGGGCATGCGTGGAAGCCCCGATGACCGCAAATAGCGCATAGTAGGATGCGATGACAATCGTCACGACCGGATAGAAGGCTCGGTCACGATCCAGGCCGAGGCCGGTGGCGAATAGCCCGACTGCGAATGCGAGTAACGCGCCGACCACGAGTGGCACGATGGATCTCCTTGCCTGCCCTGCGGCAACGCTCGCGTTCAGGGGCGCGGAGAAGCGATGCCCGCTGCAACGAGTTGTCGGGCGGCCCGATCACGAGCTTCGAGTCGCACGATCGCCCCCCCGATGCCTGCGAAGACGAGAAGGGTCGCGCCCGCGTACCACGCGCCGACGCTGAAACTGTCTGACCCATACTTGGCGACGGCCCATCCGCCACCGACGAGTAAAGCCGCGAGCGCCGCGAACATCCGCATCCCGTAGAGGAACACGAACGGCAAGTAGTGCGCCCCCAGGAGGACCATCAGCGCCGGATAGAACCAATTCAGACGATACAAACCGACGGGAAGCAGAAGAGGCATCGATAGCGGCAAGACGAAGGCCACCTGCATGCCCAGATGGCGAAGTGAATTGGCCGCGCTCAGCGGACCCTTTCCCGCGGCGAAACGGATGAGCAGCTCCGTGACCGGGAAGATGAAAAAGCCGCCCACCACCAAGGTCGTGATGGCCGCCCGAGGGCTGCTCCAGGTCGCCAGGCCCGCCGAAGCGACCCAAAGTACGCCCGAGACGATCTGCCCGTAGAAGCCCCCGACGAATCGGGTGCGCATTTCCAATTGTGCTTCGCCGATGTCCACTTGGGTCTCCCTCGGCCCACCCGATCCGGTCCGCCCAACGATCCGGCGCTCCGGCGCGGTCTGCGAAGCGGCCCGCCGCCTGAACCGCCTTGAACCCGTCACTTGGACGCGGGCTTCCGTGGCGCAAGCGGCGTCCTCGAGTACATCCCTACGGGATGTCCGGCTGGATCACTGACAAGGCCGATGGCTCCCGTGCCGTTTGGGAGGTCGAAGGGGAATCCGGGAACGAGCGTTCCACCAAGCTCCTTCGCCTTCTTGCAACTCTCCTCTATGCCCGACACCTGAACGTAGACCACGCCGTTGAAAGGACTGATCTTCCCATCCGCAACGCGAATCGTCCCGATGGCCGATCCACCCGCAACGATCTCGACGGCCAGATCGGTTCCCTGAACCGGATTGAATGTCCAATCGAAGAGCTTGCCGTAGAACTCCCTCGATTTCGGCAGATCGGTCGTCGTGATGTCGAACCACGTGACGCGCCCGGGCCCGACATCCGCCGGCATCGACTTCGGTGGCTCTGACCGACCCTGCCCGACCGCAACCGCCATCACCGCAATCGCAACCGTCACCGCACGCATCGCGTCCTCCTTGATTCCATCTTGCGACCGTCGTTCTGGCTCGAATCGAGCAACGGCCCGCCGCCCTCAGTGTCGTGATACTCATCAGCAGGCGTGCGCGACGGTCGCCCCCACGCCACCCTCGATGCAGAGGCGGCGGCTAGATTCTGGCCTCGACACCGGTCGCCTGCAACAAGTAGTAGACCTCGGTGCGCAACTGCGCGGAATCCGTGTGCCAATGCCCGTACACTTCCCAGGACGGACCGGCGCGCAGCCGATCATTCGCTCGGCACCACGCGAGGATCGCGGCGTTCGCCTCGCCCAGTCGTCCGTAGTCGCCGCAATGCGTCGTCATCGCCGCGACGCCGTGCGGGGTCTCCAAGGGAACGACCGCCCCCACGGCGGCGAACGGCGCTGTAACGCCGACGCAGAAATCGACGGTCAGCTGATCCGCGGTCGCCGCGCGATAGATGAAGATGTTCTGCCCGTCGAGTTGCACGGCGCCGGCACGTGCCGCCGCATACACCTGATCCAAGCGGCGGCCGAACTCCAGCGCGACACGGCCGCGTCGGATCTGGGCGCGCACGCCGGCGACCGGTCGCGCGGTGACGATCACTTCGTGGACGTCGTAGGGAGCGGATGACATCGTGCCGTCTCCATGAGCACCCATCGCGTCGCACGCGATGGGCTGGCGTGACGCCGTCAGGGTTGCTGCCAACCGGTCGGCTGACCCGCGGGCGAGCCCGGCGCGAGCCTTGGGTCTCGTGCAAGGCCCGTGACGGCAGCGACCGCGAATCGTGGCCCGCTTACCCGCCTCGCAGATGGTGCGCCCCGGGATGGTTCGATTGCTCTCCTCGTGAATCCGGGCTCATGCGTCACGCTGACCTCGGTAGGGAGGTCGCACGCGCAACCAACGGCGGAGAGCGACCAGAGCCCATACACCCTCAACCGCGGCGAATGGCCACGCGTGGATGAGGACAGCATAAAGCGACGCTGCGGCGCAAGAAGCTGCGAACCCGAGGACGTAGACATGCGCTCGTCGCTCGAGCGCATACATGACGACCATGGAGCTGACCGCCACGATTCCGAACAGTTCAACGACCATTCAGCGATTCCGCTTTCATGCGCAACGTTGCGCGTGACGCGCAGGCCGGCCGGGCGCGACGCGTGCGCGAGCACTCGGCGTGAATGGCCGGACTGGCGGGTCCAGGAGGCATTCAGGCGCTTCGGCGTTTCCGCTGCTGCCGCAGGACCGGGGCAAGAGCCCGCAGCGCGTCATTGACCGCTCGCCCATCTGGGAAGACGTCGAGGACTTCCGGGTCAATGCCCACGACGTTCGCCCCCTCGGCGTACCTGGCCGCGGTCACTCAACGGACGCCCTCCGAGAAATCGTACTCACGGCGCATCGTGTCCGGGTCTGCGTTGCGAGCTCGACTGCTAGCCTTCTTCTTCATACTTTCTCCGCTCCCTGCGATTGGCCCGCCGCGCGGAGATCAGGCCGGTCCGAGGAGGCGGCGCTGATTCGACATGCCAAGTACAAGATACTCGGCTACTGGCCCACCGGTGGTTGCCAAAGCTCTACCTTGTTTCCTTCCGGATCGATGACCCATCCGAACTTGCCATATTCCGACTCGTCCGTCTTCTCGAGGACGTTGCAACCTTCCTTCCGGAGCGCGTCCAGCAAGGCTGCCAAGTCCGCCACCCGGTAGATAATCATGAAGGGGGCCTTGCTGGGCGCAAGGTAGTCTCCGCCGGGCCCGCCAATGGACCATACGGTGGTGCCCGTAGTGGCGTTTCCGGCTTCGTCTGCCCACTTGAACGCACTACCGCCCCATTCCTGGACGTCTACGCCAAGATGCTCCTTGTACCAGGCCCTCAGCGCTTTGGGGTCCTTGGCCAGGAAGAAGATACCGCCGATGCCTGTGACTCTCTTCATTGCTCCTCCAAGATCTCGACGCACCAAACGAACGACCTTCTGGCGCCTTCTAACGCACTGCCGGCAACCCCGGTCGCCGAAGGCGGCCGACGGGTTCAGCGGCGTGATACGGCCCCATACCTTCGGCGCGTGCGCGCTGGCCTTTCCACACGCCGTCGAAGTCCGCCGCACTTGCCTAAGACGGTAGTGCCCATTTCACCCAATGTTTATGTGCCTTTCGAGACGCCAAACCGTTCTTGGATTGATGGCGTCGACCTACCCTCGCGGCGGGCTGCAGGATACTTCGAGAGATCGTCGATCATCGACGTCATGTGACCTCTTGAACTCTGGCACGAACACATCTCGCAGTGTCCCGCCAGGTCATGTCCGTCGAACACCGCGAAACAGCAGCGAGCGCCGTCCGCGCGAATGCGCGGCGCGTAGGCCACGGCATCCCGAAACGGCGTGGCCGGAGCGAGGCGCTCGCCTGCTGCATGCGCTTGTTCGGCGGCACCGCTGGCAAGCCGCCACGCTGCCTCAGCAACCCCCGCCGTCACTTCGTCGGCCTCCGGCGTGACCGCTGCTTCGCAGCAGCCGTCCGAATGATGAGTCTGCCCTTCCCCTTGGATGGCAAGGGAACCCTCGCGTGATCAATCGCAGCGACAATCAGCGCCTCCACGTCTGGCTGTGCCAACTGGCGGGCCGTTTCCACGCGGACGAAGCGGGTCTGCTTTCCCGATCCCAGCAGAAGTTTCTTCGGGTCGGGCAATTGCGGTCCGTGCATGAAGTACAGACGCACACCGTCCGCGCGTGCGGCGAACGACACGATGCCATCGATCCCTCGGTCCGTCGGCGAATAGGCGATGACGTAGAAGCTGTTGTAGTCGTATGCTAGCTCGTTGGCGGTCGGGAATCGCTTGCGTACAGCAGCCCGGACCGAT carries:
- a CDS encoding DUF1801 domain-containing protein; the protein is MTVKPDSKMRTAEAQLRSYINRSDPKDQKLFRSVRAAVRKRFPTANELAYDYNSFYVIAYSPTDRGIDGIVSFAARADGVRLYFMHGPQLPDPKKLLLGSGKQTRFVRVETARQLAQPDVEALIVAAIDHARVPLPSKGKGRLIIRTAAAKQRSRRRPTK
- a CDS encoding methyltransferase domain-containing protein yields the protein MDDRFASERFPRSSRYHPDWIIAGASGGANSLWLAEWLAEGLDLRPGMRVLDLACGRASSSVFLRREFDVQVWATDLWFSPSEALQRVRDAGVEDGVFPVHADARSLPYADEFFDAIVCI
- a CDS encoding GyrI-like domain-containing protein; this encodes MSSAPYDVHEVIVTARPVAGVRAQIRRGRVALEFGRRLDQVYAAARAGAVQLDGQNIFIYRAATADQLTVDFCVGVTAPFAAVGAVVPLETPHGVAAMTTHCGDYGRLGEANAAILAWCRANDRLRAGPSWEVYGHWHTDSAQLRTEVYYLLQATGVEARI
- a CDS encoding VOC family protein, which translates into the protein MKRVTGIGGIFFLAKDPKALRAWYKEHLGVDVQEWGGSAFKWADEAGNATTGTTVWSIGGPGGDYLAPSKAPFMIIYRVADLAALLDALRKEGCNVLEKTDESEYGKFGWVIDPEGNKVELWQPPVGQ